A portion of the Vanessa atalanta chromosome 14, ilVanAtal1.2, whole genome shotgun sequence genome contains these proteins:
- the LOC125068606 gene encoding heme transporter hrg1-B-like, translating to MLRTKIHIAISAIGAILGLSAFICFCIVYANIEAGMWALLSGIHASLTFMLHCHYLKESLHVNFSRKALQYLGDFGMVGFVSGTALTLFYLFLEIYYKADILPIQTSIIIRMIWSFMMLKWGLLLYIFTKKYLRTYNDHQLFSENPNIEET from the exons atgTTGCGCACCAAAATTCATATAGCCATAAGTGCTATAGGTGCAATATTAGGATTGTCAGCGTTTATATGTTTTTGCATTGTTTATGCAAACATTGAAGCTGGGATGTGGGCGTTATTGTCCG gCATACATGCATCATTGACTTTCATGCTACATTGCCACTATTTGAAAGAGTCCTTACATGTCAACTTTTCCAGAAAGGCTCTCCAGTATCTAGGAGATTTTGGCATGGTCGGTTTTGTCTCTGGAACTGCTCTCAcactgttttatttgtttttagaaatATACTATAAAGCTG atattctaccaataCAAACAAGCATAATCATCCGCATGATATGGTCCTTCATGATGCTTAAATGGGGTCTcttgttatacatatttacaaaaaaatacctacGCACCTATAATGATCACCAGCTATTCTCTGAAAACCCAAACATTGaagaaacataa
- the LOC125068604 gene encoding zinc finger protein 37-like isoform X2: protein MDENISINLCRICLENGANISIFAKNEDENCDIQSNLSLCLKEKIEDIEGYPRFICQACNDILNVACSFINKYRDTCKILENGLDILKRENEELSSVSCKEQSEEEIEIETIKNEYKSDDDNELSDHRQDFFKPLQLKLKLKVEKDKIPKIIKRKRGVSKTNSKQITNKIASSILEGEFAWNGDECLNSSKSKQSLVKSKRMKQKPEIRKRIKVKLPKTKKPNPPKLCDLCGEVFKNQDKLSIHKKNVHFRNPVKCVHCLRLFVSDYYLNRHMKRKHEPDKKFICAICGRGFAFKGELSSHNKNVHNKHLKPKKQYKCKFCNKLYKCAKSVIVHERSAHTGQRPAVCSVCGSSFYHDDYLKEHMRLHTGETPFKCPICDRGYAQRCNMKSHLRIHKRSELDAATLSKLRPNYLRLLKS, encoded by the exons ATggatgaaaatatttcaataaatttatgcaGAATTTGTTTAGAAAATGGGGccaatatttctatatttgcaAAGAATGAAGATGAAAACTGTGATATACAATCTAATCTTTCATTATGTTTGAAAGAAaag ataGAAGATATAGAGGGTTACCCACGTTTTATATGTCAGGCGTGcaatgatatattaaatgtgGCATgtagttttatcaataaatacagGGACACATGTAAAATATTGGAGAATGGATTGGATATTTTAAAGCGTGAAAATGAGGAGCTCAGTAGTGTAAGTTGTAAAGAACAGTCTGAAGAAGAGATTGaaatagaaacaataaaaaatgagtataaaagtgatgatgataatgaattAAGTGATCATcgtcaagatttttttaaacctttacAACTTAAACTGAAGTTAAAGGTAGAGAAGGATAAAATACCAAAAATCATAAAGAGAAAAAGAGGTGTTTCCAAAACAAACAGTAAAcaaatcacaaataaaatagCCTCTTCTATATTAGAAGGTGAATTTGCATGGAATGGTGATGAATG ttTAAACTCCAGTAAAAGTAAGCAATCCCTAGTAAAGTCGAAACGGATGAAACAAAAACCTGAAATTCGAaaaagaataaaagtaaaattaccaAAAACAAAGAAACCAAACCCACCAAAATTATGTGATTTATGTGGtgaagtatttaaaaatcaagATAAATTATCAATCCACAAGAAAAATGTACATTTCAGGAACCCTGTTAAATGTGTACATTGTTTAAGATTATTTGTATCTGATTATTACTTAAACAGACATATGAAAAGAAAACATGAGCcagataaaaagtttatatgtgCAATATGTGGACGAGGATTCGCCTTTAAAGGAGAACTCAGCAGtcacaataaaaatgtacataacaaACACTTGAAACcaaagaaacaatataaatgtaaattttgtaataaattatacaaatgtgCTAAATCTGTTATAGTACATGAAAGATCAGCACATACAG gTCAAAGGCCAGCTGTTTGTTCTGTATGTGGAAGCAGTTTCTATCATGATGACTATTTAAAGGAACACATGAGACTACATACTGGGGAGACTCCATTTAAATGTCCCATTTGTGACAGGGGATATGCTCAAAGATGCAATATGAAGAGCCATCTCAGAATACATAAAAGATCAGAACTTGATGCAGCTACTTTGAGTAAACTGAGACCTAACTATTTAAGACTTCTCAAATCATAA
- the LOC125068604 gene encoding zinc finger protein 667-like isoform X1 — protein MDENISINLCRICLENGANISIFAKNEDENCDIQSNLSLCLKEKIEDIEGYPRFICQACNDILNVACSFINKYRDTCKILENGLDILKRENEELSSVSCKEQSEEEIEIETIKNEYKSDDDNELSDHRQDFFKPLQLKLKLKVEKDKIPKIIKRKRGVSKTNSKQITNKIASSILEGEFAWNGDEWCLNSSKSKQSLVKSKRMKQKPEIRKRIKVKLPKTKKPNPPKLCDLCGEVFKNQDKLSIHKKNVHFRNPVKCVHCLRLFVSDYYLNRHMKRKHEPDKKFICAICGRGFAFKGELSSHNKNVHNKHLKPKKQYKCKFCNKLYKCAKSVIVHERSAHTGQRPAVCSVCGSSFYHDDYLKEHMRLHTGETPFKCPICDRGYAQRCNMKSHLRIHKRSELDAATLSKLRPNYLRLLKS, from the exons ATggatgaaaatatttcaataaatttatgcaGAATTTGTTTAGAAAATGGGGccaatatttctatatttgcaAAGAATGAAGATGAAAACTGTGATATACAATCTAATCTTTCATTATGTTTGAAAGAAaag ataGAAGATATAGAGGGTTACCCACGTTTTATATGTCAGGCGTGcaatgatatattaaatgtgGCATgtagttttatcaataaatacagGGACACATGTAAAATATTGGAGAATGGATTGGATATTTTAAAGCGTGAAAATGAGGAGCTCAGTAGTGTAAGTTGTAAAGAACAGTCTGAAGAAGAGATTGaaatagaaacaataaaaaatgagtataaaagtgatgatgataatgaattAAGTGATCATcgtcaagatttttttaaacctttacAACTTAAACTGAAGTTAAAGGTAGAGAAGGATAAAATACCAAAAATCATAAAGAGAAAAAGAGGTGTTTCCAAAACAAACAGTAAAcaaatcacaaataaaatagCCTCTTCTATATTAGAAGGTGAATTTGCATGGAATGGTGATGAATGgtg ttTAAACTCCAGTAAAAGTAAGCAATCCCTAGTAAAGTCGAAACGGATGAAACAAAAACCTGAAATTCGAaaaagaataaaagtaaaattaccaAAAACAAAGAAACCAAACCCACCAAAATTATGTGATTTATGTGGtgaagtatttaaaaatcaagATAAATTATCAATCCACAAGAAAAATGTACATTTCAGGAACCCTGTTAAATGTGTACATTGTTTAAGATTATTTGTATCTGATTATTACTTAAACAGACATATGAAAAGAAAACATGAGCcagataaaaagtttatatgtgCAATATGTGGACGAGGATTCGCCTTTAAAGGAGAACTCAGCAGtcacaataaaaatgtacataacaaACACTTGAAACcaaagaaacaatataaatgtaaattttgtaataaattatacaaatgtgCTAAATCTGTTATAGTACATGAAAGATCAGCACATACAG gTCAAAGGCCAGCTGTTTGTTCTGTATGTGGAAGCAGTTTCTATCATGATGACTATTTAAAGGAACACATGAGACTACATACTGGGGAGACTCCATTTAAATGTCCCATTTGTGACAGGGGATATGCTCAAAGATGCAATATGAAGAGCCATCTCAGAATACATAAAAGATCAGAACTTGATGCAGCTACTTTGAGTAAACTGAGACCTAACTATTTAAGACTTCTCAAATCATAA